The Verrucomicrobiales bacterium genome segment GGACAGTTTCCGATCCAGAATCAGCTCCATGTTGCCGGTGCCTTTGAACTCTTGGAAGATCAGCTCGTCCATGCGGGATCCAGTGTCGACCAGGGCGGTGGCCAAGATCGTGAGGGATCCGCCGCCTTCGATGTTACGCGCCGCCGCAAACATTTTACGGGGGATTTCCAGGGCTCGAGCATCCACACCACCGGTCATCGTTCGACCGCTGCCGCCATGCACGCTGTTGTAGGCGCGGGCGACACGGGTGATGGAGTCCAGGAGCACGAACACATCTTTGCCGGTCTCCACGATTCGGCGGCAGCGCTCGATCATGAAGCGGGACAGCCGGACGTGTGTTTCCAGTTCTTGGTCGTTCGACGAGGCGACGACCTCAGCTTTGACCGAGCGTTGAAAATCGGTGACTTCCTCAGGGCGTTCATCGATCAGGAGAACGATGCAATGAACTTCGGGATGGTTGGCCGTAACCGCGTTGGCGATCTGCTTGAGAATCGTGGTTTTGCCGGTGCGGGGGGGAGCGACGATGAGGCCGCGGGTTCCCTTTCCGATGGGCGTAACGAGGTCAATAATGCGCGTTTCGAGCACATCAGGCGAAGTCTCGAGATTGAACTTCTCCGTCGGGTCGATCGACGTGAGGTTCTCGAACCGCATGGACTTGGTGTAATCTCCAAAGGCCATGCCATTGACCAACTCCACAGCTTTCAGCTGGGGGCTGTTGCCGCGATGAGGAGGTTGCAGCGTGCCGGCGACCAAGCAGCCTTCGCGCAAGAAATTGCGTTTGATGGTATCCGGAGTGACGAAGATATCCGAAGGTTTGGGAATGAAGTGATTCTCTGCAGAACGCAGAAACCCGAAACCTTTTTCTGATATCTCCAAATAACCGGAGCCGTGTTCTACTGCAGCGCCCGAGGCGTTAGTCATAGCTATGTGATGTGCTGTGTGTGTGTTGAGCGGCACTCGTCAGGGAAAGTCCCGAACCTATGTGAAATCTTCAGAATCAGACGGAGGCTGGAGCCATGAAATGCCCCAGTCGGGCCCTCAACACAGTCAAATAAAGGTTAAAGCGGGTCGGATGGCAAATGATTTTTTTGGGAAATGCTGGAATAGGAGGGTGATAGGTGGTCTCGGATCCACCCGCCGACCTAGTGTATTCCCGATTGCCCCCCGCGACTGTTGAACCTACATTCGCCCTCAGCATGCCTGATCCGGTGAGAATTCTGTATTGCCATTGTGCTTACGCGCAAGTGGTCCCCCGAGAAGTCAAAGAAGCGGTGTTACGCCAGCTCTCGGACTCGACCGTCGCGTTCGAGGCGGTGGCTGATTTGTGTGAGATGTCGGCCCGAAGAGATGTGGCTCTCCAGCGTTTGGCAGGCGATGGGCAGCTCAAGATCGCTGCCTGTTTTCCCCGAGCGGTCAAATGGCTTTTCTCGGCTGCTCAGGCCCCCTTGAACCTGGACAGCTGTCAGGTGCTCAACATGCGAACTCAGCCCGCGGCGGTGGTTTCCGCCGCCCTCCTTTCTCCGACGTTGGAGCCCAATCTGCCCCGCGGCAAAGTCACGCTTAGCGACGCTCCGCAACCGGCGGTCGATGTCGCTTCCACCCCTGCTCCTAACCCTGCTTCCGCCGTATGAGCCTCAAAGAAGACAAGACGCTGCGCGTGGTGCTGTATGAGGGCGAGGGCGCGGCTCCGCTGCCCGCGTCCGATCGATTCTCGTTCTTGGTCAAAGCTCTGGACAAAGGCTTTGCCGTCACCCGCTCGGCGGCGAAGGGGGCGGTCTCGTCCTCCGACCGCAGCTCGTTGCTGGTGCTGGGGGATTTCGGCGGTGCCCCACCCGTTGCCGATGCCGCTTCCGATGGCTCGTCGGTTCGCTTTCGCGACATCTCGGGGCAGGGCAGCGATACGTTATTGGAATGGGTCGAGCAGACCCGGAGTGAAAGCGCCGCGGTTCGACCCGGGGATTGGAAGCCGTGGTTTCCGGTCATCGATTATGACCGCTGCACGAATTGCATGCAGTGCCTGAGTTTCTGCCTGTTTGGGGTCTACGGAGTGGACACCCAGAGCCGGATTCAGGTCCAGAACAACGACAACTGCAAAACCAACTGCCCGGCGTGTTCGCGTGTTTGTCCGGAGGCGGCGATCATGTTCCCCAAGTACAAGAC includes the following:
- the rho gene encoding transcription termination factor Rho codes for the protein MTNASGAAVEHGSGYLEISEKGFGFLRSAENHFIPKPSDIFVTPDTIKRNFLREGCLVAGTLQPPHRGNSPQLKAVELVNGMAFGDYTKSMRFENLTSIDPTEKFNLETSPDVLETRIIDLVTPIGKGTRGLIVAPPRTGKTTILKQIANAVTANHPEVHCIVLLIDERPEEVTDFQRSVKAEVVASSNDQELETHVRLSRFMIERCRRIVETGKDVFVLLDSITRVARAYNSVHGGSGRTMTGGVDARALEIPRKMFAAARNIEGGGSLTILATALVDTGSRMDELIFQEFKGTGNMELILDRKLSDRRLFPAIDIPKSGTRKEEKLFSPKNIEAVRKLRRMMVDLNPVEAMETLLAALKKHKTNDELLAKLSGS
- a CDS encoding ferredoxin family protein codes for the protein MSLKEDKTLRVVLYEGEGAAPLPASDRFSFLVKALDKGFAVTRSAAKGAVSSSDRSSLLVLGDFGGAPPVADAASDGSSVRFRDISGQGSDTLLEWVEQTRSESAAVRPGDWKPWFPVIDYDRCTNCMQCLSFCLFGVYGVDTQSRIQVQNNDNCKTNCPACSRVCPEAAIMFPKYKTGPINGDVVSDNDLQREKMKIDISSLLGGDVYSMLRERSERAQSRFSKERDSGKALAERQKCLTKLAQSGDIPAEVLMSLPSPDEIMRRAEEAKAKAQAALQQVSDAAHTPSTS